The following coding sequences are from one Manis pentadactyla isolate mManPen7 chromosome 13, mManPen7.hap1, whole genome shotgun sequence window:
- the LOC118921858 gene encoding LOW QUALITY PROTEIN: olfactory receptor 2G2-like (The sequence of the model RefSeq protein was modified relative to this genomic sequence to represent the inferred CDS: inserted 3 bases in 2 codons; substituted 1 base at 1 genomic stop codon), translating into MGMVRSNNENYLTGFVLLGFSDYLQLQKVLFVVISILYLLTILGNTTIILVSHLEPKLQTPIYFFLSHLSFLDLCFTSSIIPQLLVNLGSSDKSITYSDCVVQLYVSLALGSTECILLAXMSYDCYAAVCHPLHYAFLMSPRLCHILASLAWLSGVATTLKQSPLILQLSFCSHHHVDHFPCXVPVLIKLACADTTFNEAELFVANILFLFMPVSFILFSYGYTAKGVLRIKSATGRKKAFGTCSSHLMVIIIFMYLQPAKSRSKGQGXFVSLFYTVVTTMLNSLIYTLRNKDIKGALKKVLGKML; encoded by the exons ATGGGGATGGTGAGGAGTAACAATGAGAACTACCTAACAGGTTTTGTCCTCCTGGGGTTTTCTGATTATCTTCAGTTGCAGAAGGTTCTATTTGTGGTTATCTCGATCTTGTATTTATTAACCATTTTGGGGAACACCACCATCATTCTGGTATCTCACCTGGAACCCAAACTTCAGACACCAATATACTTTTTCCTCTCCCATCTCTCCTTCCTGGACCTCTGCTTCACCAGCAGTATTATTCCTCAACTTCTGGTCAACCTCGGGAGTTCAGACAAGTCCATCACCTACAGTGACTGTGTGGTTCAGCTCTACGTATCCCTTGCCCTGGGATCCACAGAGTGCATCCTCCTGG TGATGTCCTATGACTGCTATGCTGCTGTCTGCCATCCTTTACACTATGCCTTTCTCATGAGTCCTCGACTCTGCCACATCCTGGCATCTTTGGCATGGCTCAGTGGGGTAGCCACCACCCTTAAACAGTCCCCCCTCATTCTGCAGCTGTCCTTCTGCAGTCATCACCACGTGGATCATTTCCCCTGTTAGGTCCCTGTGCTCATCAAGTTGGCCTGTGCGGACACCACTTTCAATGAGGCTGAGCTCTTTGTGGCCAATATCCTCTTCCTTTTCATGCCTGTCTCCTTCATCCTTTTCTCTTATGGCTATACTGCCAAAGGAGTTCTGAGGATCAAGTCAGCTACTGGAAGAAAGAAAGCATTTGggacctgctcctcccacctaaTGGTCATCATCATCTTCATGTACCTGCAGCCAGCCAAGAGCAGATCCAAGGGCCAGGG GTTTGTTTCCCTCTTCTACACTGTGGTGACCACGATGCTCAACTCCCTGATATACACTCTGAGGAATAAAGACATTAAAGGGGCACTAAAGAAAGTTctagggaagatgctgtga
- the LOC118921857 gene encoding olfactory receptor 2G3-like: MERANGSALMGFILLGFSEHPGLESVLFVFVLFFYLLMLVGNFTIIIVSYLDPHLHTPMYFFLGNLSLLDLCFTTSIAPQTLVNLQGPEKTITYGGCVVQLYICLALGSTECVLLAMMALDRYVAVCRPLHYMATMNPQLCQQLASISWLGGWANSLIHATLALQLPLCGEHRLDHFICEVPALLKLACVDTTVNELVLFFVNILFLLIPPAFILISYGFITQAVLKTKSLEARRKAFSTCSSHLTVVIIFYGTLIYMYLQPSYAQEQGKFVSLFYTMVTPTLNPIIYTFRNKDVKDALKKLLSGRLCSRQSSFARN, encoded by the coding sequence ATGGAGAGGGCCAATGGGAGTGCTCTGATGGGCTTCATCCTCCTGGGCTTCTCGGAGCACCCTGGCTTGGagtctgtgctctttgtgttcgTCCTTTTCTTCTACCTCCTGATGCTCGTGGGGAACTTCACCATCATCATCGTCTCGTACCTGGACCCTCACCTCCACACCCCTATGTACTTCTTTCTCGGCAACCTCTCCCTGCTGGACCTCTGCTTCACCACTAGCATTGCGCCTCAGACCCTAGTTAACCTGCAAGGACCAGAGAAGACCATCACTTACGGCGGCTGTGTGGTACAGCTTTACATTTGCCTGGCACTGGGCTCCACCGAGTGCGTCCTCCTGGCTATGATGGCCTTGGATCGCTACGTGGCTGTCTGCAGACCCCTGCACTACATGGCCACCATGAACCCACAGCTGTGCCAGCAGCTGGCGTCCATCTCCTGGCTCGGTGGTTGGGCCAACTCCCTGATCCATGCCACCCTCGCCTTGCAGCTGCCTCTCTGTGGAGAGCACAGGCTGGATCATTTTATTTGTGAAGTGCCAGCTCTCCTCAAGCTGGCCTGTGTGGACACCACTGTCAATGAGTTGGTGCTCTTTTTTGTTAATATCCTGTTCCTGCTAATCCCCCCGGCATTCATCCTTATCTCCTATGGCTTTATAACACAAGCTGTGCTGAAGACCAAGTCGCTGGAGGCGAGGCGCAAGGCCTTcagcacctgctcctcccacctcacgGTGGTGATCATTTTCTATGGCACCTTGATCTACATGTACCTGCAACCGAGCTATGCCCAGGAACAAGGCAAGTTTGTCTCCCTCTTCTACACCATGGTGACTCCCACCTTAAATCCAATCATCTACACTTTCAGGAACAAGGATGTGAAAGATGCTCTGAAGAAACTTCTCTCAGGAAGACTGTGCTCCCGACAGTCATCGTTTGCAAGAAACTGA